One window from the genome of Musa acuminata AAA Group cultivar baxijiao chromosome BXJ1-4, Cavendish_Baxijiao_AAA, whole genome shotgun sequence encodes:
- the LOC135662773 gene encoding pyruvate kinase isozyme G, chloroplastic-like isoform X3, whose amino-acid sequence MATMPEIGGLASSRCVGRTFRKNGRGRRGARLNATVGLSVRSMRAAERRDDLTEEIGAPVCSDKLNALHEFQLSVPIGETRLPPDFHRKTKIVCTVGPSTNTREMIWKLAEEGMNVARLNMSHGDHESHQKIIDLVKEYNYQHKDNVIAVMLDTKGPEVRSGDLPQPILLKEGQEFNFTIKRGVSSEDTVSVNYDDFVNDVEVGDVLLVDGGMMSLAVRAKTPDTVKCTAIDGGELKSRRHLNVRGKSATLPSITEKDWEDIKFGVDNEVDFFAVSFVKDAKVIHELKEFLRSCHADIHIIPKIESADSIPNLQAIISASDGAMVARGDLGAELPIEDVPLLQEEIIRTCRSMQKPVIVATNMLESMINHPTPTRAEVSDIAIAVKEGADAIMLSGETAHGKYPLKAVKVMHNVAIRTESTVLSDILHTTAAAIQTGDCGDVSQGHISAMFAFHATNMAKTLGTPIIVFTQTGSMPILLSHFRPSSTIFAFTNQERVKQRLALYHGVLPIHMQFYENADETFSRAIKHLMNLKYLKQGESVTLVRSGTRPIWRSEFTHHIQVSRTWMNNGRSSPSSPSRTVSELIHNHPSVDVSLSPSMRSNA is encoded by the exons ATGGCAACGATGCCGGAGATCGGCGGCCTGGCCTCATCGCGGTGCGTCGGCCGGACGTTCCGTAAAAATGGAAGGGGACGGCGAGGGGCCAGGCTGAACGCTACCGTCGGGCTCTCCGTGAGATCGATGAGGGCAGCGGAGAGGCGGGACGACCTTACCGAGGAGATCGGCGCTCCTGTCTGCTCG GACAAGCTAAATGCATTGCACGAGTTCCAGTTGAGTGTTCCAATTGGGGAAACAAGGCTACCACCTGATTTTCACAGGAAGACAAAGATAGTATGTACAGTTGGTCCTTCGACGAACACACGTGAAATGATCTGGAAATTAGCAGAGGAGGGAATGAATGTTGCACGGCTTAATATGTCTCATGGTGATCATGAGTCGCACCAGAAGATCATTGATTTGGTTAAGGAATACAATTACCAACACAAAGACAATGTTATTGCTGTAATGCTGGACACCAAG GGTCCTGAGGTAAGAAGTGGAGATTTGCCACAACCTATCTTGCTCAAGGAAGGTCAGGAATTCAACTTTACTATCAAAAGAGGAGTTAGCTCTGAAGACACTGTGAGTGTGAATTATGATGACTTTGTGAATGATGTGGAAGTTGGAGATGTTCTCTTGGTTGATG GAGGGATGATGTCACTAGCTGTAAGGGCCAAGACTCCTGATACAGTCAAGTGCACAGCAATTGATGGTGGAGAACTAAAATCAAGGCGACACTTAAATGTGCGCGGCAAAAGTGCTACTCTTCCATCCATTACAG aaaaggattgGGAAGATATTAAGTTTGGTGTGGACAATGAAGTTGATTTCTTTGCAGTTTCATTCGTTAAAGATGCAAAAGTGATACATGAATTAAAAGAATTTCTCAGAA GTTGCCATGCAGATATACACATTATCCCTAAAATAGAAAGTGCTGATTCAATTCCAAACCTTCAGGCCATAATTTCTGCTTCAGATGGG GCAATGGTGGCACGCGGAGACCTTGGTGCTGAACTTCCAATTGAGGATGTTCCTCTATTGCAG GAAGAGATAATCAGGACATGTAGAAGCATGCAGAAACCAGTCATTGTGGCAACAAACATGTTAGAAAGCATGATAAACCATCCCACTCCAACAAGAGCAGAAGTTTCTGACATAGCAATTGCAGTCAAAGAAGGTGCAGATGCTATCATGCTATCAGGAGAAACTGCTCATGGGAA GTACCCATTGAAAGCTGTTAAAGTAATGCACAATGTGGCAATAAGGACTGAATCAACAGTGCTAAGTGACATTCTCCACACAACTGCTGCAGCTATCCAG ACTGGAGATTGTGGGGATGTTTCTCAAGGGCACATTAGTGCAATGTTTGCATTTCATGCAACCAACATGGCCAAGACTCTTGGCACACCTATTATTGTTTTCACTCAAACTGGTTCAATGCCTATACTTTTAAGCCACTTTCGACCTTCTTCAACTATATTTGCATTTACGAATCA GGAAAGAGTTAAACAGAGGCTGGCGCTTTACCATGGGGTGTTGCCTATACATATGCAGTTCTATGAGAATGCAGATGAGACATTCTCTAGGGCCATAAAACATTTGATG AATCTCAAGTATCTGAAGCAAGGAGAGTCTGTAACTCTAGTTCGGAGTGGTACACGCCCGATCTGGAGATCAGAGTTTACTCATCATATTCAA GTCTCTCGTACTTGGATGAATAATGGTCGCTCATCGCCTTCCTCACCTTCAAGAACT GTTTCTGAATTGATACACAACCATCCAAGTGTGGATGTCAGCCTCAGCCCTTCGATGAGGTCAAATGCTTAA
- the LOC135662845 gene encoding pectin acetylesterase 8-like, which produces MLYANFYTWAYALILLILLKAEANFVDITYVESAIPKGAVCLDGSPPAYHLSPGFGSGVNNWLVHLEGGGWCNNITTCLARKNTRLGSSGQMAKQLAFSGILSNTQSFNPDFYNWNKVKVRYCDGSSFTGDVERVDPATNLHYRGARVWLAVMEELLARGMSKAENALLSGCSAGGLASILHCDSFRNLLPASAKVKCLSDAGYFINVKDISGAEHIKAFYNDVVTTHGSAKNLPLCTSMIEPGMCFFPQYMAQEIESPLFILNAAYDSWQIKNILVPTVADRHGSWHNCKLDIKLCSSAQLQIMQEFRLEFLNAVNGLGTPSSRGLFINSCYAHCQSEMQETWLLPNSPMLDKIPIAEAVGDWFYNRSAFQKIDCPYPCDSTCHNISLQDNSEA; this is translated from the exons ATGTTATATGCTAACTTTTACACATGGGCTTATGCTCTTATTTTATTGATACTCCTGAAAGCAGAAGCAAACTTTGTAGATATTACATATGTTGAAAGTGCTATACCCAAAGGTGCAG TTTGTTTGGATGGAAGCCCTCCAGCTTATCATCTATCCCCAGGTTTTGGATCAGGCGTCAATAATTGGTTGGTCCATCTTGAG GGAGGAGGGTGGTGCAACAACATAACAACTTGTCTAGCTCGAAAGAACACCCGTTTAGGTTCTTCCGGACAAATGGCAAAACAGCTTGCCTTTTCAGGGATCTTAAGCAATACCCAATCATTTAATCCAG ACTTCTACAACTGGAATAAGGTCAAGGTTCGTTACTGCGATGGTTCATCATTCACGGGAGATGTAGAAAGAGTTGATCCT GCTACCAATCTTCATTACAGAGGAGCCAGAGTGTGGCTTGCCGTGATGGAAGAACTACTTGCAAGGGGAATGAGCAAGGCAGAAAAT GCTCTTCTTTCTGGCTGTTCAGCTGGAGGATTGGCTTCCATACTCCATTGCGACAGCTTTCGCAACCTTCTTCCAGCAAGTGCCAAGGTTAAATGCCTTTCAGATGCTGGTTATTTCATAAATGT GAAAGATATTTCCGGAGCTGAACACATCAAGGCCTTCTACAATGATGTGGTGACAACACAT GGATCAGCAAAGAACTTGCCTTTATGCACTTCAATGATTGAACCTGGGATG TGTTTTTTCCCACAATACATGGCTCAGGAGATAGAGTCACCACTGTTCATTTTAAATGCAGCTTATGACTCATGGCAG ATAAAGAATATTTTGGTACCGACGGTTGCTGATCGTCATGGTAGTTGGCATAACTGCAAGCTTGATATAAAGCTGTGCTCTTCAGCTCAACTTCAAATAATGCAAG AGTTCAGGCTGGAGTTTCTGAATGCAGTGAATGGATTAGGGACCCCATCCTCTAGAGGTCTGTTCATCAATTCATGTTATGCCCACTGCCAATCGGAAATGCAGGAGACATGGTTACTTCCCAATTCTCCTATGCTTGACAAGATA CCAATTGCAGAGGCAGTCGGAGACTGGTTTTACAACCGAAGCGCCTTCCAGAAGATTGACTGCCCATATCCTTGTGACTCAACTTGCCACAACATTTCTTTACAGGACAACTCAGAAGCATAG
- the LOC135662773 gene encoding pyruvate kinase isozyme G, chloroplastic-like isoform X2, with translation MATMPEIGGLASSRCVGRTFRKNGRGRRGARLNATVGLSVRSMRAAERRDDLTEEIGAPVCSDKLNALHEFQLSVPIGETRLPPDFHRKTKIVCTVGPSTNTREMIWKLAEEGMNVARLNMSHGDHESHQKIIDLVKEYNYQHKDNVIAVMLDTKGPEVRSGDLPQPILLKEGQEFNFTIKRGVSSEDTVSVNYDDFVNDVEVGDVLLVDGGMMSLAVRAKTPDTVKCTAIDGGELKSRRHLNVRGKSATLPSITEKDWEDIKFGVDNEVDFFAVSFVKDAKVIHELKEFLRSCHADIHIIPKIESADSIPNLQAIISASDGAMVARGDLGAELPIEDVPLLQEEIIRTCRSMQKPVIVATNMLESMINHPTPTRAEVSDIAIAVKEGADAIMLSGETAHGKYPLKAVKVMHNVAIRTESTVLSDILHTTAAAIQTGDCGDVSQGHISAMFAFHATNMAKTLGTPIIVFTQTGSMPILLSHFRPSSTIFAFTNQERVKQRLALYHGVLPIHMQFYENADETFSRAIKHLMNLKYLKQGESVTLVRSGTRPIWRSEFTHHIQVSRTWMNNGRSSPSSPSRTVSELIHNHPSVDVSLSPSMRISEDLMNSLLA, from the exons ATGGCAACGATGCCGGAGATCGGCGGCCTGGCCTCATCGCGGTGCGTCGGCCGGACGTTCCGTAAAAATGGAAGGGGACGGCGAGGGGCCAGGCTGAACGCTACCGTCGGGCTCTCCGTGAGATCGATGAGGGCAGCGGAGAGGCGGGACGACCTTACCGAGGAGATCGGCGCTCCTGTCTGCTCG GACAAGCTAAATGCATTGCACGAGTTCCAGTTGAGTGTTCCAATTGGGGAAACAAGGCTACCACCTGATTTTCACAGGAAGACAAAGATAGTATGTACAGTTGGTCCTTCGACGAACACACGTGAAATGATCTGGAAATTAGCAGAGGAGGGAATGAATGTTGCACGGCTTAATATGTCTCATGGTGATCATGAGTCGCACCAGAAGATCATTGATTTGGTTAAGGAATACAATTACCAACACAAAGACAATGTTATTGCTGTAATGCTGGACACCAAG GGTCCTGAGGTAAGAAGTGGAGATTTGCCACAACCTATCTTGCTCAAGGAAGGTCAGGAATTCAACTTTACTATCAAAAGAGGAGTTAGCTCTGAAGACACTGTGAGTGTGAATTATGATGACTTTGTGAATGATGTGGAAGTTGGAGATGTTCTCTTGGTTGATG GAGGGATGATGTCACTAGCTGTAAGGGCCAAGACTCCTGATACAGTCAAGTGCACAGCAATTGATGGTGGAGAACTAAAATCAAGGCGACACTTAAATGTGCGCGGCAAAAGTGCTACTCTTCCATCCATTACAG aaaaggattgGGAAGATATTAAGTTTGGTGTGGACAATGAAGTTGATTTCTTTGCAGTTTCATTCGTTAAAGATGCAAAAGTGATACATGAATTAAAAGAATTTCTCAGAA GTTGCCATGCAGATATACACATTATCCCTAAAATAGAAAGTGCTGATTCAATTCCAAACCTTCAGGCCATAATTTCTGCTTCAGATGGG GCAATGGTGGCACGCGGAGACCTTGGTGCTGAACTTCCAATTGAGGATGTTCCTCTATTGCAG GAAGAGATAATCAGGACATGTAGAAGCATGCAGAAACCAGTCATTGTGGCAACAAACATGTTAGAAAGCATGATAAACCATCCCACTCCAACAAGAGCAGAAGTTTCTGACATAGCAATTGCAGTCAAAGAAGGTGCAGATGCTATCATGCTATCAGGAGAAACTGCTCATGGGAA GTACCCATTGAAAGCTGTTAAAGTAATGCACAATGTGGCAATAAGGACTGAATCAACAGTGCTAAGTGACATTCTCCACACAACTGCTGCAGCTATCCAG ACTGGAGATTGTGGGGATGTTTCTCAAGGGCACATTAGTGCAATGTTTGCATTTCATGCAACCAACATGGCCAAGACTCTTGGCACACCTATTATTGTTTTCACTCAAACTGGTTCAATGCCTATACTTTTAAGCCACTTTCGACCTTCTTCAACTATATTTGCATTTACGAATCA GGAAAGAGTTAAACAGAGGCTGGCGCTTTACCATGGGGTGTTGCCTATACATATGCAGTTCTATGAGAATGCAGATGAGACATTCTCTAGGGCCATAAAACATTTGATG AATCTCAAGTATCTGAAGCAAGGAGAGTCTGTAACTCTAGTTCGGAGTGGTACACGCCCGATCTGGAGATCAGAGTTTACTCATCATATTCAA GTCTCTCGTACTTGGATGAATAATGGTCGCTCATCGCCTTCCTCACCTTCAAGAACT GTTTCTGAATTGATACACAACCATCCAAGTGTGGATGTCAGCCTCAGCCCTTCGATGAG GATCTCGGAAGATCTGATGAATTCTTTACTAGCTTAG
- the LOC135662861 gene encoding abscisic acid 8'-hydroxylase CYP707A2-like yields the protein MDPASAAMYPSSAAVITSTLLVMLSLIFCFFLFLYLLCSLLPRAFAAGRAAPRKLPLPPGSMGWPYVGETFQLYSNNPDTFFALKQKRYGPIFKTHILGCPCVMVSSPEAARFVLVTRAHLFKPTFPASKERMLGRQAVFFQQGDYHARLRRLILRAFLPEAIRRSVARIEAVALRTLQSWDGRLVNTFQEMKTYAFNVAIVSIFGKDELSYLEELKQCYYTLEKGYNSMPINLPGTLFFSAMKARKQLAHIVAKIVSSRRMQRTNEASNDLLGSFMEAKEALSDDQIADNMIGVIFAARDTTASVLTWIVKYLGDNPSILQAVTEEQEEVMKKKEAGNEEKSLTWADTKRMPLTLRVIQETMRVASILSFTFREAVEDVEYEGYLIPKGWKVLPLFRNIHHSPENFSDPEKFDPSRFEASPKPNTFLPFGNGTHACPGNELAKLEMLVLLHHLITKYRWSMSGYESGIQFGPFALPLNGLPLRFSLKSPVEDRAA from the exons ATGGATCCCGCTTCCGCCGCTATGTATCCGTCCTCTGCAGCCGTGATCACCTCCACGCTTCTCGTCATGCTGTCCCTCATCTTCtgcttcttccttttcctctaCCTCCTCTGCTCTCTCCTCCCGAGGGCCTTCGCCGCCGGGCGAGCAGCGCCCCGTAAGCTGCCCCTGCCTCCCGGCTCCATGGGCTGGCCTTACGTCGGTGAGACTTTCCAGCTCTACTCCAACAATCCCGACACCTTCTTCGCCCTCAAACAGAAGAG GTACGGGCCGATATTTAAGACCCACATCCTGGGGTGTCCTTGCGTGATGGTGTCCAGCCCTGAGGCGGCGAGGTTCGTGCTGGTGACGCGGGCGCACCTGTTCAAGCCGACGTTCCCCGCGAGCAAGGAGCGGATGCTGGGTCGCCAGGCCGTCTTCTTCCAGCAGGGCGACTACCACGCCCGGCTCCGCCGCCTCATCCTCCGGGCGTTCTTGCCCGAAGCCATCCGCCGCTCCGTCGCCCGCATCGAGGCGGTCGCCCTCCGGACCTTGCAGTCGTGGGACGGCCGTCTCGTCAATACCTTCCAGGAAATGAAGACG TACGCATTCAATGTGGCGATCGTATCCATCTTCGGGAAGGACGAGCTCTCCTACTTGGAGGAACTGAAACAATGCTACTACACCCTCGAGAAGGGCTACAACTCCATGCCCATCAACTTGCCCGGGACGCTCTTCTTCAGCGCGATGAAGGCCAGGAAGCAGCTGGCCCACATCGTGGCCAAGATCGTGTCCTCCAGGAGGATGCAGAGGACAAACGAGGCCAGTAATGACCTGCTCGGTTCTTTCATGGAAGCCAAAGAAGCGCTCTCCGACGACCAGATTGCAGACAACATGATCGGCGTCATCTTTGCTGCCCGAGACACCACCGCCAGTGTGCTCACCTGGATCGTGAAGTACCTGGGAGACAACCCCAGCATCTTACAAGCGGTCACG GAAGAGCAAGAGGAAgtaatgaagaagaaagaagcagGCAACGAGGAGAAGTCCCTAACATGGGCCGACACCAAGCGGATGCCGTTGACTTTGAGGGTGATTCAGGAGACCATGAGAGTGGCCTCCATCTTATCCTTCACCTTCAGAGAAGCGGTGGAAGATGTGGAGTACGAAG GGTATCTGATTCCCAAGGGATGGAAGGTGTTGCCACTCTTCAGAAACATTCACCACAGCCCGGAAAACTTCAGCGACCCAGAAAAGTTCGATCCCTCCAGATTCGAG GCGTCTCCCAAGCCCAACACCTTCCTGCCATTTGGAAACGGGACCCATGCCTGCCCTGGAAATGAGCTAGCGAAGCTGGAGATGCTGGTCCTCCTCCATCACCTCATCACCAAATACAG GTGGTCTATGTCGGGTTACGAGAGCGGAATCCAATTTGGACCTTTTGCGCTGCCATTGAATGGCCTACCCCTGCGATTCTCTCTCAAGTCACCAGTGGAGGACCGAGCTGCTTGA
- the LOC135662773 gene encoding pyruvate kinase isozyme G, chloroplastic-like isoform X1 encodes MATMPEIGGLASSRCVGRTFRKNGRGRRGARLNATVGLSVRSMRAAERRDDLTEEIGAPVCSDKLNALHEFQLSVPIGETRLPPDFHRKTKIVCTVGPSTNTREMIWKLAEEGMNVARLNMSHGDHESHQKIIDLVKEYNYQHKDNVIAVMLDTKGPEVRSGDLPQPILLKEGQEFNFTIKRGVSSEDTVSVNYDDFVNDVEVGDVLLVDGGMMSLAVRAKTPDTVKCTAIDGGELKSRRHLNVRGKSATLPSITEKDWEDIKFGVDNEVDFFAVSFVKDAKVIHELKEFLRSCHADIHIIPKIESADSIPNLQAIISASDGAMVARGDLGAELPIEDVPLLQEEIIRTCRSMQKPVIVATNMLESMINHPTPTRAEVSDIAIAVKEGADAIMLSGETAHGKYPLKAVKVMHNVAIRTESTVLSDILHTTAAAIQTGDCGDVSQGHISAMFAFHATNMAKTLGTPIIVFTQTGSMPILLSHFRPSSTIFAFTNQERVKQRLALYHGVLPIHMQFYENADETFSRAIKHLMNLKYLKQGESVTLVRSGTRPIWRSEFTHHIQVSRTWMNNGRSSPSSPSRTVSELIHNHPSVDVSLSPSMSNAYQRHRTRTNS; translated from the exons ATGGCAACGATGCCGGAGATCGGCGGCCTGGCCTCATCGCGGTGCGTCGGCCGGACGTTCCGTAAAAATGGAAGGGGACGGCGAGGGGCCAGGCTGAACGCTACCGTCGGGCTCTCCGTGAGATCGATGAGGGCAGCGGAGAGGCGGGACGACCTTACCGAGGAGATCGGCGCTCCTGTCTGCTCG GACAAGCTAAATGCATTGCACGAGTTCCAGTTGAGTGTTCCAATTGGGGAAACAAGGCTACCACCTGATTTTCACAGGAAGACAAAGATAGTATGTACAGTTGGTCCTTCGACGAACACACGTGAAATGATCTGGAAATTAGCAGAGGAGGGAATGAATGTTGCACGGCTTAATATGTCTCATGGTGATCATGAGTCGCACCAGAAGATCATTGATTTGGTTAAGGAATACAATTACCAACACAAAGACAATGTTATTGCTGTAATGCTGGACACCAAG GGTCCTGAGGTAAGAAGTGGAGATTTGCCACAACCTATCTTGCTCAAGGAAGGTCAGGAATTCAACTTTACTATCAAAAGAGGAGTTAGCTCTGAAGACACTGTGAGTGTGAATTATGATGACTTTGTGAATGATGTGGAAGTTGGAGATGTTCTCTTGGTTGATG GAGGGATGATGTCACTAGCTGTAAGGGCCAAGACTCCTGATACAGTCAAGTGCACAGCAATTGATGGTGGAGAACTAAAATCAAGGCGACACTTAAATGTGCGCGGCAAAAGTGCTACTCTTCCATCCATTACAG aaaaggattgGGAAGATATTAAGTTTGGTGTGGACAATGAAGTTGATTTCTTTGCAGTTTCATTCGTTAAAGATGCAAAAGTGATACATGAATTAAAAGAATTTCTCAGAA GTTGCCATGCAGATATACACATTATCCCTAAAATAGAAAGTGCTGATTCAATTCCAAACCTTCAGGCCATAATTTCTGCTTCAGATGGG GCAATGGTGGCACGCGGAGACCTTGGTGCTGAACTTCCAATTGAGGATGTTCCTCTATTGCAG GAAGAGATAATCAGGACATGTAGAAGCATGCAGAAACCAGTCATTGTGGCAACAAACATGTTAGAAAGCATGATAAACCATCCCACTCCAACAAGAGCAGAAGTTTCTGACATAGCAATTGCAGTCAAAGAAGGTGCAGATGCTATCATGCTATCAGGAGAAACTGCTCATGGGAA GTACCCATTGAAAGCTGTTAAAGTAATGCACAATGTGGCAATAAGGACTGAATCAACAGTGCTAAGTGACATTCTCCACACAACTGCTGCAGCTATCCAG ACTGGAGATTGTGGGGATGTTTCTCAAGGGCACATTAGTGCAATGTTTGCATTTCATGCAACCAACATGGCCAAGACTCTTGGCACACCTATTATTGTTTTCACTCAAACTGGTTCAATGCCTATACTTTTAAGCCACTTTCGACCTTCTTCAACTATATTTGCATTTACGAATCA GGAAAGAGTTAAACAGAGGCTGGCGCTTTACCATGGGGTGTTGCCTATACATATGCAGTTCTATGAGAATGCAGATGAGACATTCTCTAGGGCCATAAAACATTTGATG AATCTCAAGTATCTGAAGCAAGGAGAGTCTGTAACTCTAGTTCGGAGTGGTACACGCCCGATCTGGAGATCAGAGTTTACTCATCATATTCAA GTCTCTCGTACTTGGATGAATAATGGTCGCTCATCGCCTTCCTCACCTTCAAGAACT GTTTCTGAATTGATACACAACCATCCAAGTGTGGATGTCAGCCTCAGCCCTTCGATGAG CAACGCCTACCAACGTCATCGAACGAGAACAAACTCTTAA
- the LOC135662773 gene encoding pyruvate kinase isozyme G, chloroplastic-like isoform X4: MATMPEIGGLASSRCVGRTFRKNGRGRRGARLNATVGLSVRSMRAAERRDDLTEEIGAPVCSDKLNALHEFQLSVPIGETRLPPDFHRKTKIVCTVGPSTNTREMIWKLAEEGMNVARLNMSHGDHESHQKIIDLVKEYNYQHKDNVIAVMLDTKGPEVRSGDLPQPILLKEGQEFNFTIKRGVSSEDTVSVNYDDFVNDVEVGDVLLVDGGMMSLAVRAKTPDTVKCTAIDGGELKSRRHLNVRGKSATLPSITEKDWEDIKFGVDNEVDFFAVSFVKDAKVIHELKEFLRSCHADIHIIPKIESADSIPNLQAIISASDGAMVARGDLGAELPIEDVPLLQEEIIRTCRSMQKPVIVATNMLESMINHPTPTRAEVSDIAIAVKEGADAIMLSGETAHGKYPLKAVKVMHNVAIRTESTVLSDILHTTAAAIQTGDCGDVSQGHISAMFAFHATNMAKTLGTPIIVFTQTGSMPILLSHFRPSSTIFAFTNQERVKQRLALYHGVLPIHMQFYENADETFSRAIKHLMNLKYLKQGESVTLVRSGTRPIWRSEFTHHIQVRKVQD; this comes from the exons ATGGCAACGATGCCGGAGATCGGCGGCCTGGCCTCATCGCGGTGCGTCGGCCGGACGTTCCGTAAAAATGGAAGGGGACGGCGAGGGGCCAGGCTGAACGCTACCGTCGGGCTCTCCGTGAGATCGATGAGGGCAGCGGAGAGGCGGGACGACCTTACCGAGGAGATCGGCGCTCCTGTCTGCTCG GACAAGCTAAATGCATTGCACGAGTTCCAGTTGAGTGTTCCAATTGGGGAAACAAGGCTACCACCTGATTTTCACAGGAAGACAAAGATAGTATGTACAGTTGGTCCTTCGACGAACACACGTGAAATGATCTGGAAATTAGCAGAGGAGGGAATGAATGTTGCACGGCTTAATATGTCTCATGGTGATCATGAGTCGCACCAGAAGATCATTGATTTGGTTAAGGAATACAATTACCAACACAAAGACAATGTTATTGCTGTAATGCTGGACACCAAG GGTCCTGAGGTAAGAAGTGGAGATTTGCCACAACCTATCTTGCTCAAGGAAGGTCAGGAATTCAACTTTACTATCAAAAGAGGAGTTAGCTCTGAAGACACTGTGAGTGTGAATTATGATGACTTTGTGAATGATGTGGAAGTTGGAGATGTTCTCTTGGTTGATG GAGGGATGATGTCACTAGCTGTAAGGGCCAAGACTCCTGATACAGTCAAGTGCACAGCAATTGATGGTGGAGAACTAAAATCAAGGCGACACTTAAATGTGCGCGGCAAAAGTGCTACTCTTCCATCCATTACAG aaaaggattgGGAAGATATTAAGTTTGGTGTGGACAATGAAGTTGATTTCTTTGCAGTTTCATTCGTTAAAGATGCAAAAGTGATACATGAATTAAAAGAATTTCTCAGAA GTTGCCATGCAGATATACACATTATCCCTAAAATAGAAAGTGCTGATTCAATTCCAAACCTTCAGGCCATAATTTCTGCTTCAGATGGG GCAATGGTGGCACGCGGAGACCTTGGTGCTGAACTTCCAATTGAGGATGTTCCTCTATTGCAG GAAGAGATAATCAGGACATGTAGAAGCATGCAGAAACCAGTCATTGTGGCAACAAACATGTTAGAAAGCATGATAAACCATCCCACTCCAACAAGAGCAGAAGTTTCTGACATAGCAATTGCAGTCAAAGAAGGTGCAGATGCTATCATGCTATCAGGAGAAACTGCTCATGGGAA GTACCCATTGAAAGCTGTTAAAGTAATGCACAATGTGGCAATAAGGACTGAATCAACAGTGCTAAGTGACATTCTCCACACAACTGCTGCAGCTATCCAG ACTGGAGATTGTGGGGATGTTTCTCAAGGGCACATTAGTGCAATGTTTGCATTTCATGCAACCAACATGGCCAAGACTCTTGGCACACCTATTATTGTTTTCACTCAAACTGGTTCAATGCCTATACTTTTAAGCCACTTTCGACCTTCTTCAACTATATTTGCATTTACGAATCA GGAAAGAGTTAAACAGAGGCTGGCGCTTTACCATGGGGTGTTGCCTATACATATGCAGTTCTATGAGAATGCAGATGAGACATTCTCTAGGGCCATAAAACATTTGATG AATCTCAAGTATCTGAAGCAAGGAGAGTCTGTAACTCTAGTTCGGAGTGGTACACGCCCGATCTGGAGATCAGAGTTTACTCATCATATTCAAGTCCGTAAAGTCCAAGACTGA